Proteins encoded together in one Nanoarchaeota archaeon window:
- a CDS encoding DEAD/DEAH box helicase, producing MKFEELNLKPLILKKIKEEGFLEPTEIQEKCIPEIKKGRDVVGQAMTGSGKTVAFCIPIIEAVSPGRGVQALILTPTRELCVQVSDTFHKFGREMNVHTTAIYGGVGMEPQYHALKRADVVIATPGRLMDHMRRNSIKLAGLRYLVLDEMDKMLDMGFVDDVDTIVRNIPKNRQTMLFSATMPQSINSLIHKYLNSPQILRAQTKVDKSLLKQIYYVVEQHEKFSLLVHLLKHKTSGFAMVFCGTRHQVDAITRNLQKNSINSMAIHGGLTQNRRMHALESLKKASIDVLVATDVAARGLDIQNVTHVYNFDAPKTPDEYTHRVGRTARAGKAGDAITLLSHRDFENFDRVLRDKTLEVRKEELPKFERIHFKAREDTFVRSGGRDFRGGGRESQGPRKSFGAPKFQKRVRWKDG from the coding sequence ATGAAATTCGAAGAATTGAACCTTAAACCCCTTATTCTGAAAAAGATTAAAGAAGAAGGGTTTTTGGAACCGACAGAAATACAAGAAAAATGCATTCCCGAAATAAAAAAAGGACGGGATGTTGTAGGCCAGGCAATGACTGGATCGGGCAAAACAGTAGCGTTCTGCATACCGATTATAGAGGCCGTATCTCCCGGAAGAGGAGTTCAGGCGCTTATTCTTACACCTACAAGAGAATTGTGCGTGCAGGTATCCGACACATTCCATAAATTCGGCCGCGAGATGAACGTACACACAACCGCAATATATGGCGGCGTCGGGATGGAGCCGCAATATCATGCGCTGAAGCGCGCTGATGTTGTCATAGCAACTCCTGGAAGGCTGATGGACCATATGCGCAGAAATTCGATAAAATTAGCCGGTCTGAGATATCTTGTGCTTGATGAAATGGACAAAATGCTCGATATGGGTTTTGTCGATGATGTTGACACCATTGTCAGAAATATTCCGAAAAATAGGCAGACTATGCTTTTCAGCGCGACAATGCCGCAAAGCATAAATTCGCTGATTCACAAATATCTGAATTCACCGCAAATTCTGCGGGCGCAGACAAAGGTTGACAAAAGCCTCCTGAAGCAGATATATTATGTTGTCGAGCAACATGAAAAATTCTCGCTTCTTGTGCATTTATTGAAGCACAAAACAAGCGGTTTTGCAATGGTCTTCTGCGGAACAAGGCATCAGGTTGATGCGATTACCCGGAATCTGCAGAAAAACAGCATAAATTCAATGGCAATACATGGCGGCCTGACTCAAAACAGGCGAATGCATGCGCTTGAATCTCTGAAAAAAGCCAGCATTGATGTTCTTGTCGCAACAGATGTTGCTGCACGAGGGCTTGACATACAGAACGTAACGCACGTTTACAATTTCGACGCCCCGAAAACTCCTGATGAATACACGCACCGCGTCGGAAGAACTGCAAGAGCTGGAAAAGCAGGCGATGCAATAACGCTTTTATCTCATCGGGATTTTGAAAATTTCGACCGAGTCCTGCGCGATAAAACCCTTGAAGTCAGAAAAGAAGAGCTGCCGAAATTCGAGCGCATCCATTTCAAAGCGCGCGAAGATACTTTTGTAAGAAGCGGTGGACGAGATTTTCGTGGCGGAGGGCGTGAAAGCCAAGGCCCGAGAAAAAGCTTTGGCGCGCCCAAATTCCAGAAAAGAGTAAGATGGAAAGACGGATAA
- a CDS encoding PspC domain-containing protein yields the protein MQLIIQEYITKPHRRSAETELHHIPSNGVKRLYRSGNDRIIGGVCGGLAEYLGVDPVPIRLIWVILTFAGGSGVLLYLIAWLIIPRNPNHRW from the coding sequence ATGCAGCTCATTATTCAGGAGTACATTACAAAACCCCATCGCAGAAGTGCAGAAACGGAATTGCATCATATTCCAAGCAATGGGGTAAAAAGGCTTTATCGCTCCGGCAACGACAGGATTATCGGCGGCGTTTGCGGCGGGCTTGCAGAATATTTGGGCGTGGATCCGGTTCCTATCCGTCTGATATGGGTTATTTTGACGTTTGCAGGCGGATCGGGCGTATTATTGTATTTAATCGCATGGCTGATAATACCAAGAAATCCGAATCATAGATGGTGA
- a CDS encoding nucleotidyltransferase domain-containing protein, giving the protein MLVDIVFGSKAVWRALVVLAQAPGQGVTKEEIKEITKLGGNAIFRSMEILLHNSIVDYEKSGNKTYYRMNMANKYARMAAEIIQSERKDLNNMSPKIAMILREYVRQATDSVEISAIYVFGSIVKSSYRADSDVDMAIITEKELSAKERILLEKIGERAEIRFGREIQPHFFTEIEFEKTTGGVVEQVKRDGIRLV; this is encoded by the coding sequence ATGCTGGTTGATATTGTTTTCGGGTCAAAGGCGGTGTGGCGCGCGCTAGTTGTTCTTGCGCAAGCTCCGGGACAGGGCGTTACAAAAGAAGAGATAAAAGAAATAACAAAGCTTGGCGGAAACGCCATTTTCCGGTCGATGGAAATCCTTCTTCATAACAGCATAGTTGATTATGAAAAATCAGGAAATAAAACATATTACCGCATGAATATGGCAAATAAATACGCGCGCATGGCCGCTGAAATAATCCAGAGCGAGCGAAAAGACCTGAACAACATGAGCCCGAAAATCGCAATGATTCTTAGGGAGTATGTGCGGCAGGCAACGGATTCCGTCGAGATATCCGCAATATATGTGTTCGGCTCGATTGTAAAAAGCTCGTACAGGGCGGATTCTGATGTGGATATGGCGATAATTACTGAAAAGGAGCTTTCGGCAAAAGAAAGAATACTGCTTGAAAAAATAGGCGAGCGCGCAGAGATTAGATTCGGGCGCGAGATACAGCCGCATTTTTTCACAGAAATTGAATTTGAAAAAACCACAGGCGGCGTAGTGGAGCAGGTAAAGCGCGACGGCATACGGCTGGTTTGA
- a CDS encoding GNAT family N-acetyltransferase, which translates to MIRKFKKEDARKVSNLIRKALVEVNSKDYPPSAIQYLCDEYSPKRLIDASKKRAIFVAAENAKIFGIVGIENNHVFNLFVNPTFHGIGIGTRLMAHAEKIVKNRGYSFVELPSSITADKFYKKLGYKEIEKKRDKNIGEIIILRKEI; encoded by the coding sequence ATGATTAGGAAATTCAAAAAAGAAGACGCGCGAAAAGTTTCAAATCTTATCAGAAAAGCGTTGGTTGAAGTCAACAGCAAAGATTATCCCCCATCAGCAATTCAATATCTGTGTGATGAGTATTCTCCAAAAAGATTAATTGATGCTTCTAAAAAAAGAGCAATCTTTGTAGCAGCGGAAAACGCGAAAATTTTCGGGATTGTCGGCATAGAAAATAACCACGTCTTTAATCTTTTTGTCAATCCAACCTTTCATGGAATTGGAATCGGCACAAGACTGATGGCACATGCCGAAAAAATAGTTAAGAACAGAGGATATTCCTTTGTCGAGCTGCCGTCAAGTATAACCGCAGACAAGTTTTACAAAAAGCTCGGCTATAAGGAGATTGAAAAAAAGCGCGATAAAAATATCGGCGAAATTATTATACTGCGAAAAGAAATATAA